In Anguilla rostrata isolate EN2019 chromosome 1, ASM1855537v3, whole genome shotgun sequence, a genomic segment contains:
- the ca14 gene encoding carbonic anhydrase 14 isoform X2, which translates to MGKDHIMDSFGIEIIFLILFGQWTNCACAVTHWTYTGSVGQSQWSEYFPDCGGTRQSPIDVKTSHARHDPSLPPARPLGYRQLGEEPFTLTNNGHTVEVSLPGWMGLGGLPWQYTAVQLHLHWGSRGGIGGGSEHTIDGHSAAAELHVVHYNSELYSNVSAAMRQRDGLAVLGVLIETGEDTNPAFENIINYLENIKHAGQRASIPAFDVQSLLPLNLGRYFRYNGSLTTPPCYQSVLWTVFADRVAVSHVQLRKLETALFSGPAEESDSLPLQDNYRHPQPLNRRLVLASFPPDTVTTYSVGEVCAIVIGTLCGCVGLAAIIHFVIKTIRSKETAKEPKQDVVFKTTSDPEKEEAAPQPDP; encoded by the exons ATGGGCAAAGACCACATTATGGACTCTTTTGGGATAGAGATAATTTTTCTGATACTTTTTGGCCAATGGACAAATTGTGCATGTGCTG TTACACACTGGACATATACTG gttCTGTAGGCCAGTCCCAGTGGTCAGAATACTTCCCTGATTGTGGGGGGACCAGGCAATCTCCCATCGACGTGAAGACCAGCCACGCCCGGCACGACCCGTCCCTGCCCCCCGCGAGGCCCCTAGGCTACAGgcagctgggggaggagcccTTCACCCTCACTAACAACGGGCACACAG TGGAGGTGTCATTGCCCGGGTggatggggctgggggggctgccCTGGCAGTACACCGCAGTGCAGCTCCACCTTCACTGGGGCAGCCGCGGCGGTATAGGAGGGGGCAGCGAGCACACCATCGACGGACACAGCGCCGCAGCTGAG CTCCATGTGGTCCACTATAACTCCGAGCTCTACAGCAACGTGTCCGCAGCCATGAGGCAGAGGGATGGACTGGCTGTACTAGGAGTGCTCATTGAG ACAGGTGAAGATACAAACCCTGCCTTCGAGAACATCATCAATTACCTGGAGAACATCAAGCATGCAG gacaGAGAGCGTCCATCCCGGCCTTTGATGTCCAGTCGCTGCTCCCGCTCAATCTGGGACGTTACTTTCGGTACAACGGCTCCCTGACAACGCCGCCGTGCTACCAGAGCGTGCTGTGGACCGTCTTCGCCGACAGAGTCGCGGTGTCTCACGTGCAG ctgaGGAAGCTGGAGACAGCACTGTTCTCTGGTCCCGCTGAAGAGTCAGATTCTCTCCCACTTCAGGACAACTACCGCCATCCACAGCCCCTGAACCGCAGGCTGGTCCTGGCCTCTTTCCCCCCAG atacagtcACAACTTACTCTGTCG gagAGGTGTGTGCCATTGTGATCGGAACACTGTGCGGATGCGTAGGTCTCGCAGCAATCATACACTTTGTTATAAAGACCATACG ATCTAAAGAAACTGCAAAGGAGCCAAAACAGGATGTGGTTTTCAAAACGACCTCTGACCCCGAAAAGGAAGAGGCCGCCCCTcagcctgacccctga
- the ca14 gene encoding carbonic anhydrase 14 isoform X1: MGKDHIMDSFGIEIIFLILFGQWTNCACAVTHWTYTGSVGQSQWSEYFPDCGGTRQSPIDVKTSHARHDPSLPPARPLGYRQLGEEPFTLTNNGHTVEVSLPGWMGLGGLPWQYTAVQLHLHWGSRGGIGGGSEHTIDGHSAAAELHVVHYNSELYSNVSAAMRQRDGLAVLGVLIETGEDTNPAFENIINYLENIKHAGQRASIPAFDVQSLLPLNLGRYFRYNGSLTTPPCYQSVLWTVFADRVAVSHVQLRKLETALFSGPAEESDSLPLQDNYRHPQPLNRRLVLASFPPDTVTTYSVGEVCAIVIGTLCGCVGLAAIIHFVIKTIRSTSSWDVLPSVRPPSLPRSKETAKEPKQDVVFKTTSDPEKEEAAPQPDP, encoded by the exons ATGGGCAAAGACCACATTATGGACTCTTTTGGGATAGAGATAATTTTTCTGATACTTTTTGGCCAATGGACAAATTGTGCATGTGCTG TTACACACTGGACATATACTG gttCTGTAGGCCAGTCCCAGTGGTCAGAATACTTCCCTGATTGTGGGGGGACCAGGCAATCTCCCATCGACGTGAAGACCAGCCACGCCCGGCACGACCCGTCCCTGCCCCCCGCGAGGCCCCTAGGCTACAGgcagctgggggaggagcccTTCACCCTCACTAACAACGGGCACACAG TGGAGGTGTCATTGCCCGGGTggatggggctgggggggctgccCTGGCAGTACACCGCAGTGCAGCTCCACCTTCACTGGGGCAGCCGCGGCGGTATAGGAGGGGGCAGCGAGCACACCATCGACGGACACAGCGCCGCAGCTGAG CTCCATGTGGTCCACTATAACTCCGAGCTCTACAGCAACGTGTCCGCAGCCATGAGGCAGAGGGATGGACTGGCTGTACTAGGAGTGCTCATTGAG ACAGGTGAAGATACAAACCCTGCCTTCGAGAACATCATCAATTACCTGGAGAACATCAAGCATGCAG gacaGAGAGCGTCCATCCCGGCCTTTGATGTCCAGTCGCTGCTCCCGCTCAATCTGGGACGTTACTTTCGGTACAACGGCTCCCTGACAACGCCGCCGTGCTACCAGAGCGTGCTGTGGACCGTCTTCGCCGACAGAGTCGCGGTGTCTCACGTGCAG ctgaGGAAGCTGGAGACAGCACTGTTCTCTGGTCCCGCTGAAGAGTCAGATTCTCTCCCACTTCAGGACAACTACCGCCATCCACAGCCCCTGAACCGCAGGCTGGTCCTGGCCTCTTTCCCCCCAG atacagtcACAACTTACTCTGTCG gagAGGTGTGTGCCATTGTGATCGGAACACTGTGCGGATGCGTAGGTCTCGCAGCAATCATACACTTTGTTATAAAGACCATACG CTCCACCTCTAGTTGGGACGTCCTGCCCAGCGTGAGACCGCCATCTTTGCCCAG ATCTAAAGAAACTGCAAAGGAGCCAAAACAGGATGTGGTTTTCAAAACGACCTCTGACCCCGAAAAGGAAGAGGCCGCCCCTcagcctgacccctga